The genomic stretch TATCCGCATATACATTAATGTTATAATTTGCATGCTTTGTTACTACCACCGACTCCCGGTCTGTTTCTACAATAAAGGGCCGGCCCTTTTCTTCCTGCACTTCAAAATACACTTCGCCACTGATCCGCACCTTTCGCTCTTTCCCGGCAAATACGCTGGGAAAACGGATGGAACTGGCTGCATTGAGCCAGACCGCCGTCCCATCCGGCAACCGAAGCTGGAACTGTCGGCCACGCGGTGTGGTCATGGTATTATAGACAGCCGCTTCCGTACTGCTGCGGGCATCATAGTACAGCTGCCCGTTTGCCAGCGTGATGGCCGATCCGCCTTCATTGGCCAGTAACCCGTTACCCAGGGAATCCAGCACCAGCTGCCGGCCATCAGCCAGTGTCAGGATAGCGCCCGTTTTACCTGGCTCTATACGCGCCGGCGTTATTGTTTGCCGGGTAATTTCCTGCCCCGGGGACCGCAGCAACCACCAGGCGAGGCCGGCTGACAGGATAACCAGCACAGCCGCGGCCACCCACCGGAAAAAAGGCCGGCGCCTGCTCCCGGCAGGCATGTCCACCACGGGAGTTTCCCTTTGAGGTGTTACCTGGAGGATGGATCCCAATATCTCATCAGCCGCCTGCCGGTCCATGGCATAGGCAGGCAATGGCCGGTGAAAACCGGTGTCAATCCAGTCTTTCAGCTGCACTTCATGCACTGCTTCCGGCAGGGCCTGCATCAGTTCCTGCCTTTCCTCCTCAGTACACGACTGCTGAAAATAGCGCTCCAGTAAATAGTGTAAACGTTCGCTTGTCATCATGTGCTTCCTGTAAAGACTATGGAAAAAGAAGGATGGGTTACAAGTGCTGAAATTTTTTTATCGCTCCTGCCAGGCGCCCCCCAGGCAGGTGGCCAGGACCAGCAGCAGGCGGGCTGCCAGATAGGTCCGGATAGCGCGCATAGCACGGGCCAGGTGGACCTTCACTGTTTCAGGGGATAGGTGCATCCGCTCCGCAATTTCCTCGCGCGACAGGCCCTGTTCTTTACTCAGCCGGTATACTTCCTGCTGCTGCGCCGGCAAACGACCAATAGCTGCCGCCAGCAGCAAATTCATTTCTTTCAGTTCCAGGCTATCAGCGGGAGAATAACCACTCACCGGCTGCTGGTCCAGCGGATCGGCGCTTCCGGTGGCCCGGCGGGCCATTGATCTCAGGTACGTGTAGATATGGTTGCGGGCTATAACAAAGAGATAGGCTTCAAAATGCTGTACTTCCTTCAGGGCTTGCTGCCTGAGCCATACTTTCAAAAATACATCCTGCACAATCTCTTCCGCAGATGCTTCAGAACCGGTGAGGTGCCGCGCCAGTCCATAGATCCGGGGATAA from Candidatus Pseudobacter hemicellulosilyticus encodes the following:
- a CDS encoding DUF4974 domain-containing protein, whose amino-acid sequence is MMTSERLHYLLERYFQQSCTEEERQELMQALPEAVHEVQLKDWIDTGFHRPLPAYAMDRQAADEILGSILQVTPQRETPVVDMPAGSRRRPFFRWVAAAVLVILSAGLAWWLLRSPGQEITRQTITPARIEPGKTGAILTLADGRQLVLDSLGNGLLANEGGSAITLANGQLYYDARSSTEAAVYNTMTTPRGRQFQLRLPDGTAVWLNAASSIRFPSVFAGKERKVRISGEVYFEVQEEKGRPFIVETDRESVVVTKHANYNINVYADMSVSNTTLLEGGLLVSLAEGEAGSVAPSAGLPLKPGQQARLSGDAGKRSLQLVSQPDLEKVMAWKNGFFNFEGAGLEEVMQQLARWYDIDVLYPQGIPEMTFGGEMSRSLPLADVLELLQRARVKFRVEDGKRVVVLP
- a CDS encoding RNA polymerase sigma-70 factor, with amino-acid sequence MPMQGPDRTTYDINALVSGVAAGDAAAFTVLYQEYYPRIYGLARHLTGSEASAEEIVQDVFLKVWLRQQALKEVQHFEAYLFVIARNHIYTYLRSMARRATGSADPLDQQPVSGYSPADSLELKEMNLLLAAAIGRLPAQQQEVYRLSKEQGLSREEIAERMHLSPETVKVHLARAMRAIRTYLAARLLLVLATCLGGAWQER